The Corvus moneduloides isolate bCorMon1 chromosome 11, bCorMon1.pri, whole genome shotgun sequence genomic sequence GGCCGCAGCCAGCGGGGCGCTCCGGGGACACGCGGGGGACACGCGGGGGACACGCGGGGGACACGCGGGGCACGCGTGGTGAGACAGGGCTCTATTGAGGGCCATCGCTGCCATCACTTCCAGCACATGATGATGTTGGGGTCGTTCTCCAGGCGCTCATCCAGCTCCTTGTAACTCATGCCTGGGAAGTGAGACAGGGGGGTGTTAGTGGGGTGTCAGTGGCGTGCCCAGTAGTGGTTTCGGGGGGCTGGGTGCGCTCCCCGAGCCCTGCCCCTGGCAGCATGGGCTTGGCAGCCTGGCTTGGAGAAGAGCCTGGCCCGCAGTCGTGTCTCCCTGCGGTCTGAAGGCTCCCAAAGGGGCAAGAACCCAGGACCAGTGCACAGCTGTGGGCAGGCAGACATTCCCGTGtctcccaccagccctggggcccacACGGGGCAGGGGATCCTATGGATCCATACCAGTCTTGCAGCAGATCTCATCGTAGCTGTGGCAGCCCGTGTACAGCCGGGCTGGGTGGCTCCGCTCATCCCGGGCTACCTTGACGGGGTATTTCTGGAGCCGCCGAATAAGGCCCTTCATCAAACCAAACTGGATAAGCCTCCTGGGGATGAGAGAGGAGAGACTGGGACCACAATGCTGAGGTGCCAAATGGCCCAGCTCCCTGCATTCCCTTCCGTTCCACATGCCCCACCACTGCCTCATGCTTCCTACCCTACAGACACAGGCGTTGGGTACTTCCTGCTCGCTCTCTCTGCCACCCCCCAGTGTCACCACTGCCCTCAGGGGCTTATCAGGAGGGCTCTGACCTCTCGTCCaccctctggagctgcagggtgtAGCGGGAGATGAGGTCTCGCACGGTGGTGCCAGGGCTCAGGCCGCAGTACAGCTGGAAGACATCCCTGAGGCTGGCCCTCTTATGCCCTGCAAGGACAAGTCACCAGTCAgctgccctgtccctctgcctggGCCAGCATCCCTAGGCAGGGTCACTGTACCTTGTTTGGTGACATAGGACAGACACTCTTCCAGGAGACCCTTGTCATCCACCAGGTCCTGGACCTTCGGCGTGGTGCAGTAGACATTGGAGTACTGGAGGGTGATGGAaaaccagctctgctcagctgtggcTCTGAGACAGGCCCGGCCCACTCCAACCCTGCTGTCCCCCCTCCACAGCCACCCTGATGGCACAGCCACTGCCCAAATCCTGCTCACAGCCCTACGCTCTGTGGCCTGACCCACCTGGAGTATGGAGACAAGTGTGACAACTCCGTAGTACCTGCAGATGGACAGGAAAAGGTGAGAGGTGCTCTGGCAGCACCCACCCCCCTCCTCAGGCTGtccagcccctccaggcacTCACAGCAGGTTCTGCACAGCAATGCGCACCAAGTTCAGCTCCACATCGGCTTCCGCTGAAATCTTCTGCACGTGCCGAAATCCATCAATGTAGGGCAAGAtctgggaggggaggaggcaagAATTAAGAGGGCAGAGAGGCATCACCCTGAAGCCTAAGCagctcccctccatccccaggtGCACTTTAACCTTGTGCTGGTGAATGATTTGCTCACAGGCCCAAGCACAATGACAAGGGCAGCACCAAACGGTGCTCACTGACGTGATCTCCAGGACAGCCCAACTCCCCTGATGGTCTGGAAACAGATCCCCTTCAAAGCGTAAGCACGCGGACCTGCTGCGTGGTGAGATCCCACTGGGAGTTGAAGAAGTCATCCTTGTCTTGGGTGAAGACAGGGACGTCGTACTCCTGCACAATGGGGGGGGTCCGGGCGCTGCTCAATCACCTTCAGGTGGATGGTGTTCGACTCATCTActtgggaaaagggaaggcttAATCTCCATGGAAACCTGGGCTAGCTCGGGAGCTTGCAACCAACAGCCCCAGGACACCACCACGTCACACAGAACAAGGTGTTTGCAGCCCATAACCCCATCCCAGACATCCCTTGGAGCCAGGTAGGGCAAGGCTGGCTCAGACCCTGTCCTCACCGTACCTATGGGCAGGGTGCACTTCCCTTTGGCattcagctcctccagcaggaTGGTCATGATGGGAACCAGCTTCTGTTTACTCTCCTCGTTGGAGATGAATCCGCTTTCCAGCTAAAGAGAGCAGAAAGTCAAGTCAGCTCCTCCCCACAGGATTAGTGGCTATAGGAGCCCAGATCCTGATCTCCTTTAAAATTGCAGTGGTATGTAGGAAACCAGCACAATCCCCTCCACACTGTAAACCTGGcccctgtcccagcagtgcccagtgacCCTCAACATGCTCCAGGACACGGCTGAGGTGCCCACGCTCTGTGGGGTGGATCAGGaggcagcctggcagtgcccaggcctCACCTCGAGGGTGGTGAGGTAGCCAGCCAGCTTCTTCACGATGGGCTCCAGCGCACAGGCCTTGGCTCTGGCGTCGCACACGAAGCCCAGGTTGAAGAGCAGAGCATTCCGGCTGTACTTCTTGTGCTCGATGCACACAGGGCAGCCGATCAGCTTCTTCTCCATGGCCGTCCTGTGAGGAGACACCTATGGCCTGTCCCTATGCCCTCAGGGAGGCTCGAATCCCCCACAAAGATAGTTCCCAATCGGCTCTGGAGGTGGGGGCTTCTTTACATTGCAGGAAAAATGATACCTAAGCCCTACATGCTCAGAGTGCAAATCACAGTCTGAAGAAGGGGGACAAAAAAATCAGCtctcagaaaaggaaacagtctCCTTTGGaaaccagcacagctctcctgaCTGGTCTGACTTTCCTGGATTTAACGCTGGCGGAGCAGCAGATGCAGCACCAGCCCCCCCCTGCCAAATCTGACCACCCACCCTCGGCACGGGTACCTGGGGGCACCGCAGTGACCGTGCCGGCCACGGGGCCAGGAGCCCCCGCTCGCTGGCACTGCCATCCCACCGAGCTGTCCTCCGCACCGAGGCCGGCGGGACAGCGGGGCCCCGGGGGCAGGGACGGGCTCTGCCCGCACTCACACGGTGATCAGCTTGTTCTGCAGCTCGGGCTTCGTGATGACATACACCTGGATGGTGTCAAACAGCTCCCGGGAGATGAAGTCCTCCGGGACCTGCGGCGGCACAGGACGCTCCGTTCCAGCCGAGCCCCGTCCTTCCCCGGGGAGCACCCACCACCCCTGTACTCCCTTCCCCTCCGTGGGCGTTACCATGGCCCAGTCCCAGCCCCCCCGCCGCGGCCAGGCGCTGCGGGCCCCGGGCCGCTCGCCCCGCACCTGGTAGGTGATTTTGGGCCCCAGCGTGGGGTGGAACTCGCTGAAGAACACGCACTCGATGCGGCCGCCCATGGCGGGACgcggagcagccccggccccagccccgccggccACCGTAGCGCCGCTCCCGCGGAATCGCACGGccgcgcggcggggcgggcccTCGTATTGAGCGACAGCGTTGTCCGCCACTCAGCGGCGGCGTAGCGCGGTGGGGGCGGGCCTTAGCGCAGACGGACAGCCCGCCTCATCCAATCGGAGCCCGCGCCGCGGTCAGGCCGTGTCGGAGGCGGCGGTTCCGCCCGCCCGGCCAACATGGCCCTGACGGCCGAGACCGAGTCCCGGCTGTACCGCTCGCTGCGCGTCGCCTCCGGCGCCGCCGCGCACCTCGTGGCGCTGGGATTCCCTGCCGCCGTGGCCGTGCTGGCGCGGCCCGGATCCAGTGAGTGCCGGTGGGGCCGGGGCTAGGGGCGCGGGGAGGGCCGGATGTCTCAGTTCACCTCACCCTGCCCTTCCCTTGCAGGTCTGTTCTCCTGGCACCCGCTGCTCATGGCCCTCGCGGTAAGTGCCGCCGCCCCGTTCACGGCGCCCGCTGCCGTGGAACAGGCAGGGGCCGTGCCGGTGGGGCCCCTGGGTGGTGGGTGTCGAGCCCCGGGAGCTCCCGGGTGATGGGAGGCTGAGCCCCGGGCGGTGGGTGCCGAGCCCCGGGAGCCGCGGCGCAGGGGCGTTTGGCCGGTGCCAATCCCGCTGCCCCCTGCCCCCCAGTTCTCGTTCCTGATGACGGAAGCGCTGCTGATCTTCTCCCCGGAGACCTCGCTGCTGCGCTCCTTCTCCCGCAAAGTCCGAGTGCGGGCGCACtgggccctgcagctgctcgCCCTGCTCTGCGcgctcctggggctgggaatcATCACCTACAACAAGCACCTGAACGGCAAGGGCCACTTTGTCACCTGGCACGGGCTGACGGGGCTGCTGGCCGTGCTGTATGCCGGAGGGCAGTGCGCTGGGGGTGTGCTCCTGCTCTACCCCAAGCTGATGAAGAACTGGACGTTGGCCAAGCTGAAGCTGTACCACGCAACCTCAGGGCTGGTGGGCtacctgctgggctgtgccagcctgaTGCTGGGCATGTGCTCCCTGTGGTTCACCACCACGGTGACCGGTGCCTCGTGGTACCTCGCCATGCTGTGTCCCATCATCACCAGCCTGGTTATCATGAACCAGGTGAGCAATGCATACCTGTACCGCAAGCGGAGTCAGCACTGAGGGCTTAGTGCTGACCTGAACTTCCCAGAATGAGCTGGGTCTCCCTTTGCAGCCCCCCTGCTCGCACAGGGTCTCCTTAGAACTTGGTTTCTACCTACTCGTCTTTCATTAGTCCTGGATTGTCCATAGTGTCTtgtccctggggagcagctgcgATGTGTGTGACACCTCACCCCTGCCTCGGCAGGGACGTTCCTCAGCACAGGTAAACCTGCCGGTCCCTGCGGCAGCTTGGTGCTCAGTGCTGGGAAATGGAGGGCTCACTCAGGattccagctccttttcccttcccacgCAGGGCTGCTTTGGCGCAGGCAGGACAGGAGCCATCCTggtgaggagggcagggagtcccctctctccctggaggctgcagcaggccCCACgctgcctctcctgccacagGGGCAGCTTGGCCAGGAAAGCACAGGGCACGGTTATGGCTTcagccttggcagggctggggcagggtggTGGCACCCGAGCAACGGTGCTACAGCAGCACATGTGTCCCCATGGCACGGGCACTCCCTGGGATCAGAGCGGCAGCTCTGCCCCGAGGCCCTGGGTCTGGGCACCCACTGCCACGCACAAACCCCTCCAAACCCCTCTGTGGGCTGGGCTCGGCCTGCTGGGGTGGGGTCAGTTTACAGAGCAAATTACTGAGCCGGGCTGTGAACCTGCAGTCAGCAAGTGATTGTGTCCTTCGGAGGGGCACAGGGAACAGCGTGAGCATGGGGggaggcacagagctgggggatGAACCTTTGAGAAGGCAGGAAGAAACCTCCTTGCTGGCACAACAGCCTTCCTTCCAGCACGCATCCTGCTCCCGGcagggctggagagctgggagcgGCTCCCAGGCTGAAAAATTCCTCTGTATCCAGAGCTTTTATTCAATAAAAATTTCAGGCAGCTAGAGTGCAACAAGCCCTCTTACTCCTTGGGTGGGATGACTTTTGGGGTGCAGGCAGACATCTCCCCCTGCAGATTTCCCACCTCCTGCTGGGAGCACCTGGGAAGAAACCCCCTCCCCAGCTTCCTGACAACAgcccccaggggctgctctgtgccaggccccccaccctgcctgtgctctgctgcaggagccaaTGCTTTCAAAGAACTCTTTATTGATACCCAAACATCTGTGTTCTTCCCATTTGACAAAACCTTCTCGTGtggtcctttaaaaaaataatcatgacACTGCTGATCTGCATCTTGGGCTGGGAATTGCCCGCTGGATCAGGAGCTGTGGAGGCTGTCGCAGGGAGCATCCTCCATCCAGGAAAAAAGACCTCATCAACacagaaggagagaagagaaaggaggagcCCGTATTCTacctgcaggaaagaaaacctgctgccagaggaagcAGCAAGAGCCCCActgtaaaaattaattccagctTCTAGTGTAATCTGGCAAACGGATTAGCCAGGGAGCAGccaagggcagcagctcctcgcagggggagggggcaggagagggaggaggagagaatcCCCACCGCGCAAagcctggagctggcagtgttGGAGCACCACCAGGAGGGACTGGGTGGCCTCTTCCTGCCCAGTGTCCTGTCCCCTCCTACCCAACAAACTTCTCACCGGTCCTGGTGAGCTCCTGCTGGGGCGAGGGGAAGCTCCCCGTGGGAAAGGCAGTTGGAAGAGAAACCCACCAGCCTTCCCACTGCCTCAGTTAGGGACAAAACTACcttcagaaaggaggaaatACGTGTTGAGTgctctggccaagccctggcacagaggagAAGCTGACTTTGATCCCGCAAGGGCCAGCACAGCGGCTTGGGGCAGGGATCAGCCCCATGTCCCTCTCCCAGAACAGCCCCCGCTGCCTGCGCCGACTCCACGGCCTGTCCTGCGCTgaggggagcagctccaggaattCCTGTCCTCACCGTGGTGGCAGTGTCACTGTCCCGGGTGCCTGGTGCTGGCCGCGAGCAGCAGCGAAGCGATGGAATGAGGTATCCCCCGCCTGTGCCGCGGGAGGAGTCCTTGCTCCCGGCCGTGGGGGACACGAGGGGGATTAGCAGCTCTCCAACGGAGACAGGGCAGGAAGGGGGCCGGTCACAGCTGTGCCGGGGCGTCCTGGAAGCTGATGAGGTTGGACTCCTGGCCGGGACTCTTCCCGGCCGCGCCAGGCTCGGGCAGCAGTGGGCTGTCAGCCTTGGCTGCCGCCTCCTCCTCATCATCCTCCATGCTGGGCCAGGCCGACTGGTCCTCCACTCGCTTCAGCCGCTCGTTCAAGGCCTTCAGggccagctgcctgcaggacaAGGGCACGTGGGTGGGTTAACCCCGGGTCAACGGCTCTGCCCCACGGGGCACTATGCAAGTCAGTCCCTGGcttcttcccagcaggaaagggTGGATTCAGTAGTGCCAGAGAAGACCTGGAGCACCTAGGACTGCTCCACAGAAATCCACTCCAGTTCCCAGACTACACACAGAGTTTTCATGCCACGTGGTGCAATTGGAGGCTGTCAGACAGCACACGGGCTGCTCCGGGAATGGGGAATAAAGGCATAAAACAGGGCAGGAAAAAGGGAGCGCCAGCACCTTGTCCAAACCCTCCTACCAGACATCAGGAAggccagtgctggctgtgctggagggctGGGGTGTGGGGCTGACTCACTGCCCTCCCCTGCGCCAGGGTGAACTGGTGCAAGGCTGCCACGACCAGGGGTTGTCACTGCCCCGGGCTGtcccccttcctcctgcagcgACCCCTAACCCTGtctgctcctttcccaggaTCTCCCCTGCCTTTCCATTGCTGCTCCTCATCTGGAAGAGCAGGATAACGTCCCACCAGCTCCCTGAAATGCTCCTCACCACCTctgtggcacagcagccccCAAGCAGACCCCATGGAGAAGGCCCCTCCTGAGCTCCTGCACCTAaatctccccttcctccttgttTGGATTTTAAACCCCACCCTCGCTGTCCCTAAACATTATCCCCATGGTCAAGGCAGGGCAGGTGGTACCTTCTCCTCTCGGCATCCTGGGGGTCCGTCCCCGGCAGGCTGATGGTGATGGAGGACGGGGCACCCACGTCGTAGCGCTTGACGGTCTTGCGGCACAGCCGCACCTTCACCAGCACGCTGTGCACCAGGTTGGCCACTAGACCCACCACGGGCTGCAGGATCTCGGGGAAGAAAGTGGCGAAGGCGAAATGGTCGCTCATGTCTCCGCGGCCTCTACTGTGCCGCTGGTAGAAGCGTAGATAGacccagctggagaggagcccGAAGCCGTACGAGGCCAGTACATTGCTCTCGACGAGGGCAGCGAGCcgcagcagagccaggagaaggagcaggagcatgGGGACAGCCTTCATTCTGACCTGAGGCACCTTCAGTACGGTGCTGTCCCCCATCGTCTGCTTGAGGGCCACCAAGACCCCCCCAAGGAAGCCCAGCCCGCCGTGGATGCGGACAGCGAACAGATAGTCGAGGTGGAAGGAGGCCACATAGGTGAGGAAGTAGGCGAGGGCCGCCAGGAGCCCCACGGAGATGTTCACCACGGCGAAGAAGACGAGCAGCTCCAGCGCGccccagaggggctccagcagccGCCCGGCCGCCCCCAGCGTGGCCAGGCTGGCCGCCAGCCCCCAGGCGCGGTCCTCCACCAGCCCGTGCGTCAGCAGCGTCCACACCCAGAAGTTGGGGGGCAGGAGGTAGCCGGGCGTCACCCCCAGCCCGTAGGCCGTGTCCAGCCCGAAGGAGAGCAGGTACAGCAGCACCACGGCGGCGCTCAGCAACTTCACCACCACGCTGGTGCCGGCCAGCGCCGCCAGGAAGTGCTGCCGGGCCACCGGCAGGTACCGCCGCATCTTCGGCCCCGCGGGCGGGacggggcggccccgcgggggATGCCCGGCCCCACCCGCCCGCCTCCCCGCGCCGGGCCCCGCGCAGCCGCcggccggccccggccccggccccggccccggccccggccccggccccggccccggccccgctccctccctccgccgccgccgcctcgggCCAGGCCGCGCTCAGACCCTCTGCTGGGCCAGGCCGGGCGCGGACAAACAGCGCCGCTGCGCATGCGCGGAACGGGagcgccggggcggggccggcgtGGGGGCGAGGCCAGGACATCGCAGGGCAAGTCGGGACTTGTAGTCCGGCTGCGTGGGCAGCGCGGGGCGACACGGGACAAACAGAGgggggacacggacacgggggGACATGGGACAAACGAGCGACACGGACGTGGGGAAGAGAGGTGGCAGAACACGGTTATGGGGCATGAGGGGCACAGTCATGGGGATGCGTACATGGGGGGCACACACCCTGGGAAATGGGGGTATGGACACGGACGGGCTGGACACGGGGCGCACTTGGGGACATTGACCCCCTGCAACAGGGGGACACGGGCGTGGGGACACAGGCACAAGGACACGGGCATGGAGTAGGGCGTGGGACGGGTGACACAGTCCTgcggggacacagggagaggGGGGGAGTCCGGGGGGGCTGagcccctgctgtcccccagccccgccTGTGCAGCGTGTGGGGCTCTGTGAGCCCACGGCTCTGcggtgtccctgcctgtcccgtgtccctgcccCCCCGAGGTGTAGCAGGTGTGAGGGCAGTGTCCCACCTGCCAGGAGCACCCCGATATCCTGCGCCTCCCCACATGCCGTGCCCCCCCAGCCGTGCCCACCTCCCCGGGCAATGACGCAGCCACCGCCTGTGAAGTGAAAATATGAACATTATTTAATAACTGAGTCTCTGTAATAAaccatttgaaaatattttacaaggaGTCACACGCACGATATCTTACAAAttgtctttttgttgtttttttttttaagttttccaactcttctgtacaaaaaaaaccaaaaaaccaaaaaaaattaaaaataaattaaagaaaatcaattaaaaacTCAATGCCTTTGAATGAGCAGAGAGAAGCTTTTGggtggggaaagggcaggaggTGACCCCGGCGGGACGGGGGGCCCAGGGCCACACCCCCCCTTCGTCTCATTGGTTTTTAACTTAAAATAgactatatatgtatatatttataggTATGTATAGTGGTGGTTTTCTGGCAGAGCACCTAACTAGACTACAGAAGTACACACACTCCCGGTAACACAGAGCCATCTGTTCAAACACGGTTCCCAGAGACAGTAACCAAACACACACTGAAAAAGCTACAAGCAGAATGACCATTAATTAACCCCAGCACTAATTAGCGCCTGgtgccctccccagcccccccggGATGGCCATGCCGAGGAGGCTCCCCTGAACCCGGTTGATGGGGTGGCTCTGAGCGGGGTGCCCCGGGGGGGTGAGGGTCCCCAAGGCCGCCCAGGGACCCCCGGCACTGCCGGGAGCAgcggggggcgaggggggggGTGGGTGTGACACCCCGGGGTGTCACAGCTGGGCACCCTGCACCGGGCCCCTCCAGCCCCGCGGCACCTTTTCTGGCTGGGTTTGTGGGGTGCAGTGGGgtgccagggctgagcagccacGTCGTCCCCTCCTTGGCACCCAGTGGATTGAGTGGGGGGGAAAACACCACCCCCCCCCGACCGCCCGGGGgtgagccccagcccctggggacaccacTGCGGGGCCATCTCCCGTCCCCCCAGCGCTGCGTGtccccagccaggagctccGCAGCGCCCGGGAGCAGCCCCGGTGCCCCGAGGGACGGGCACGGGCGCCTGGCAAGTCCCTTCGGGGGACATGTGGCACCTCCCGCTCCACTTGGCACTCGGGGACGTGCGGCACGTCCCGCGGCGGGGCATGTGGCGTGACCCACTCGGGGACACAGGGCATGTCTCCCAGGGGACAAGCAGCACGTCCCCCCGGCCAGTGCGGCTTCTTTGGCAGGGCAAGGGGGtccgggcagggctgggggtggggagcagggctgagtGGGCAGGATTCACAGTGATCTGCAGAAcggaaaagaaacaaaatactttctccgccccccatccccccccccccttttcgTCCCAGTATCTGTGCCCAAGAACG encodes the following:
- the LOC116449324 gene encoding cytochrome b561 domain-containing protein 2, translated to MALTAETESRLYRSLRVASGAAAHLVALGFPAAVAVLARPGSSLFSWHPLLMALAFSFLMTEALLIFSPETSLLRSFSRKVRVRAHWALQLLALLCALLGLGIITYNKHLNGKGHFVTWHGLTGLLAVLYAGGQCAGGVLLLYPKLMKNWTLAKLKLYHATSGLVGYLLGCASLMLGMCSLWFTTTVTGASWYLAMLCPIITSLVIMNQVSNAYLYRKRSQH
- the NPRL2 gene encoding LOW QUALITY PROTEIN: GATOR complex protein NPRL2 (The sequence of the model RefSeq protein was modified relative to this genomic sequence to represent the inferred CDS: deleted 1 base in 1 codon) gives rise to the protein MGGRIECVFFSEFHPTLGPKITYQVPEDFISRELFDTIQVYVITKPELQNKLITVTAMEKKLIGCPVCIEHKKYSRNALLFNLGFVCDARAKACALEPIVKKLAGYLTTLELESGFISNEESKQKLVPIMTILLEELNAKGKCTLPIDESNTIHLKVIEQRPDPPIVQEYDVPVFTQDKDDFFNSQWDLTTQQILPYIDGFRHVQKISAEADVELNLVRIAVQNLLYYGVVTLVSILQYSNVYCTTPKVQDLVDDKGLLEECLSYVTKQGHKRASLRDVFQLYCGLSPGTTVRDLISRYTLQLQRVDERRLIQFGLMKGLIRRLQKYPVKVARDERSHPARLYTGCHSYDEICCKTGMSYKELDERLENDPNIIMCWK
- the TMEM115 gene encoding transmembrane protein 115, whose amino-acid sequence is MRRYLPVARQHFLAALAGTSVVVKLLSAAVVLLYLLSFGLDTAYGLGVTPGYLLPPNFWVWTLLTHGLVEDRAWGLAASLATLGAAGRLLEPLWGALELLVFFAVVNISVGLLAALAYFLTYVASFHLDYLFAVRIHGGLGFLGGVLVALKQTMGDSTVLKVPQVRMKAVPMLLLLLLALLRLAALVESNVLASYGFGLLSSWVYLRFYQRHSRGRGDMSDHFAFATFFPEILQPVVGLVANLVHSVLVKVRLCRKTVKRYDVGAPSSITISLPGTDPQDAERRRQLALKALNERLKRVEDQSAWPSMEDDEEEAAAKADSPLLPEPGAAGKSPGQESNLISFQDAPAQL